AATGTGCTAGCGAATTTCCAAAGACCCTTCAAAACAGTTTAGATATGATTGCGAAAAATAGTTGTACGCTTTTTGGTAGTGGAAAAACCAAAATTTTGACATATAGTAGTTCTGACTGTGTAAAAGCTTTACTATTAAATGTAgccaaaaataaaaaaataaaaatatgtgttTATTTTACCTGCCCAGAAAAttgtaacaataataattatttagaaaaggataaattttttgataataaatttataaatgatttaaaaaatgaaaatattgatgttatcaaaattaatattcaagaaatacaaaatatatttgaaataATTGATTTTGTCATAATAGGAACTGAATTAGTTATAGACAATGGTGGaattataacaaaaaaaggaattaaattaatttcagaattatgtttattaaataaaaaagaattatttgtattatgtGAAGCttacaaatttttaaaaattaaaacaattcaaaattatgatgaacatttttattattattgtacaaaaaatatagcaaataaaaacaactttttatatgaatttgTTCCTCACAATTTTATAACACTTTTTTATACCGATATAGGAATTTTTCCTCCATCGACAATATCttttgaattaaataaattatatataaatgacaTTAACTAATCAAGTATAACacaatgaaatatttttctgAATTACTTAAAGTGATCAAACTTTATCATCCATTAGGACATTGCAACACACTCTCAACACACTcaacacacatatatatttgtgtgcaaaaaaaaacatggaTACACAAAACATCTTTATTCCATTACTGTTATTTGCTCATAGCAactttttgtatataaataattcctACATGCACAAGTattctttaaaatttatttttaatcttatttttccatttgtTTCCCtccttttaaatatattttttacactATTTGATTTTTGTTTCCTTCAAACaattatatgcacatatagTAATATGActaatatatgtacatgtataataaatattaattcttttgtttattttatggaaaatctgatatataataagacattgtattttttttttaatgatatatcCTATTTCTGGACGTTACATATATGATtgaaaattgtttttttattgtcatttccttcatttatatttttttcactttcattttttttattttttatttgggttattaaaacaaatattatcgaaatattatcgaaatattattgaaatattatcaaaatattattgaaattttttttattttttaccaaTTTGTTTAATAAGTCTTTATAAAACACATGTAGAAAGCTAACCTATCCCTCAAGCACATATAAATCactatctatatttttactattatttaCATTCTTATTAATCTATATTTGTTCCTTTAAAATAATTGATATTAACCTAAAAAATacgtatttatttttttcctaaTTAAACgaattttttatgtacatTTTTAATTAGTTCCAACCATAtagctatattttttttttttttttttttttaatttggcTGTtttgtatatgcatattttagAGATTTTtccttaaaaaaatatactaacaaattggaataaaaataattaaattgaAAAGAAGGAATTCGAagaaacataaaatatttataaaaaatctTTTGTAAGCATTGTTTATTTTcctaaaatatatgtatacatataatgtatcaatttttcaaatattttttaaattatgcaaaaataaagaaatgaaaTTCGATAGAATATGTAGCATACTACAATATTGATTAccatataatgaaataagtTGAATATGACTTCAATATGAGAGTTCAAAGGAATAGGAACATATACAAGTGTGCTTCCATCGGCCTTTTTAGTTTATATCATCCTCTCtatgtttcattttttaggGATGTGTaggaatatttattataataaattaacaCATAAATTGAAGGAACGCATATTATTCCCTATATAGCCAATATGCACACACAATATCacatgataaaaaaaaaaaatatatatatatatccaaatttttatatttttaatgcttttttttaatacccACCTTTTATACATTCATAACATGATCTCACATTTTATCAAAAGACACACTACATGATGAACAAAGCCACTAGCAAATtgtcaaataatttatttattaacatatgtttaaagagaaaaaaaCATGATTTCACaaataattgtattattattaataacaaTGTATATAACaccaattttaaaaatagaaGAAAATGTAGTACACCAATTAATTCTCTAATATTTCGAGGATTTGGAAATTCGGCAAATAACATCGGATTAGGAAATCAAGCAAGTGCAAATGATGATTCACAAAAGAAAACAGAACAAGTATTcaatatatttgaaaataacaaaattcaagaagaattaataaaagattCCAACATATCTTATTCgaatgaaataaaagaagaTAAAGAATATGAACATGTACAACCATATactgattttatttttgataaatgCAAAGCTAATATAAATAACGATTTGGATCCATATGAAAACTCATGGTATTTTAATATTGtatatgaattattaaattcaacaaaaattttattagatTGTTCATGGTTAACATCAATAATAGCAACTACTACATTTTTGCGACTAATTATTTTACCATTAACAATATCAGCTGAAAGAGATCGaagaaaacaaaaaattttaaatccTTTAATTAAAGAATtcacaaataaattaaaagcaCATGCTCAATCaggaaatattaaaaaagcgttagaatataaaacaaaaatattaaatataagaAATACACATGGTATATCTTTAGTACCTAAATCTATCATATTAATGGTTTTTTTGCAAACACCATTATTCTTTGTTTTTTACTTTtcaatgaaaaaaatagctTCTTATCCTGAAATTTTTAAAGAATTTACTTTTGAATCTCCATTATGGCTAGATAGTTTATCATTACCAGACCCATATTGTATCTTACCCATTTTATCATCACTTTTACTTTTATCAAATCATGAATTAACAGCATTAATTGATAAACATATAACTAATAATAAtccaaataaatatgatgatGAATCtgaatttcaaaaaaatattaaaaaaatatcaaaaatagcTATGAGagtattttatatatcttcagcactattttttaaatctatgCCATCTGgactatttatttattttattactaatacattttttcaattatttaTAACCCAAATTTGTAAAGTTAAAATAGTAGAAAATTTCCTAGATTTGCCTCCACTTCATTCAAAAGGTTTATCCAATGATGACAATAATGAAAATCACAAACCcccaaaaaatatacacatgAACGAtcttattaaaaataataaaaataaaacaaataataaaaaataaaaaaaataaaaaaaataaaaaaaaataaaataaaacattccTTTTATATCCACAAACCCAACTGtatgtgtatatttataaactAATTTATATAGCtactaaatttatatttctcAACCAATAGACAAATAATTTTAGCATTCAAACAGGAGAGTAAAGTAATTATATGATCTCCTTTGTAAGACATacaattatatgtatttcaaaaaaaaatcgatACTTTTTCAAGCTAATAAGtttattacttttattttcgccttttttaactttttatttttatattttttttttcttttgtttcaatattcaaaatattcGTACCCATGGAAATACttcctttctttttttacataaaaattgttaaaaataacGGAAATTACttcaatttatttattatttttttaaaaaatactaCATAATACCTTAGTCCATTCAAAAACCACGTACGATATATGAgggtatataaattatattatgtgCATAcgcattttatataaatattatggaTGATGAAATAAGTTGGATAAGGTCTGCTcgtatgtttttttttactaacttttttttttactagcttttttttttactagctttttttttttactaactttttttttactaactttttttttttactaacttttttctacttttttttctaacattttttatcacaAGGAATGtactataacattaaaagGTGCATATATACACACGGATATGTgcattcataaaatttaagGTTGTCAATATGATTTATGTTTTCTCGAATAAATGATATGGCCAAAGATAGTAGTTAACCTCCTTATTTATCTTACTAAAGAATACAAATACACGGCATTTTTTAttccacaaaaaaaaattataaaataaataaaaaaaaataatgaataaatatatgcataataaaaatgtgtatCATCTTTTTAATTATCCAATTTTGTgtattccatttttataatttttaagtaATTTCCGCTTTCCTTTTCATTTtcaaagaaatatatatatataaaattatttaaactgtaaaaaaaattcatacaACTTTTTTGTTCACTTTTATTTGTTTgagtatttaatttttttttttattttgatttatttccttcattaattttgtatttttgttttaaaacaACATTAAAGGgtaatcaaaatattttcaacaaaatttttatttttttgtcaatatgcatatattgatactttatttttaattgaaAATCTATTTATAACaaacatatatttgtttcctatctttgtaatattttatttatcctcttttattttatattttcatagaCAAATCTgcattaaaaattttataaaataattgatgtagcatattttatttcaaaacTGTTATAATATAAGCAAGATAAAACAGggaagaaagaaaaaaaaaaaaaaaaaaaaaaaaaaaatcgtaaTAGCTAcaaagaaatataaatatatgtacaataCAAaacacataaaaataattttaaaaaaaagtagGATTAACagatttttattatcatacaCATTAATAATGTCcctataaacaaaaataaatacacaaaaaataaaaccataaaaaataatataaaaataatagcacAGAAAACTGAAAAGTGCTTAAAAACATGACGGACGAAAGTACAAATGGAAAGGAAAgaataaatacatttttagAAACAAATGAAGACCAAACTTTAGAAACTAAAAAAACTAATATTTCTTTGGAAGAAAATACCAAAGAAATATCGGATAATACTCATATTAAAAGTTATGGCGACACAAATAGTGGCATAAATAGTGGCATAAATAATGgcataaataatgataatgcaCCAACCATCATTTCTAAACAAAGTATCTATAAAAGTGACAATCCAAATTGTGATGATAAAGTAGGAAGCATAgaagataaaataataaaaagctACTTAAGCAAGCAAGCGAATAGTTTTGGAATAAATATTtccgaaaaaaatgaatctTTTAATGCAGTAGATAGTAGTAGTAGTGACACAGATAGTACACCATTGTTagatatattcaaaaaagaagaattacaaaaaaaacgAAAGTCTTCGAAATTAAGTTTAGGAAAAAAGGAAGAAATAAAACGCTCAAAACAAATTTGTGACAGTGAAATGTCTGAAAATGGAAAAGCAGGAAATAAAGAcaagaataataaatttgaCATTGCTTTAAATTCTAGTAAAAACAAAGAAtgtgataatgataataataataataattgtgCAAAGGAACAATCTGAAAATGTCATAAGCAGTGACGACGAACTTTTAATTAACATAATAAAAGATGAACAAGATAAAAATGCCAAATCTTCTAAAATCAAAtttaatagaaataaaaaagaagaagagGATGCCTCATCTTGCGACACATCTGATTATGATTCGGATGCAGTCCTAATAgttaaaagtaaaaaaaaaggcAGCGATAAATTTgttcataataataatgtaggcaataaaaaaaatatagttagTACAAAGAATGCCAAACTTGTAGCATTAAAGGTTAATAATAGTGCAaagaataaagaaaaaaataaaaaaacgacgataaaaaatatggcaaaaaataaaaaaactacgataaaaaatatagcaaagaataaaaaaactacaataaaaaatataggcAAACTTGGCAAAAATGCAACAAATAATGCCAAgaaacaaacaaataaaaatattgaaaaaaaaaaaaaaaaaatacaaaaaaaaaaaagtaaaaattatgaaaatgatgatatagAAACTGATTCTATTATTATAGGTTCATTTGATCCAAGGAATAGATCTTCTAAGGAAAAGCTTGTAGCACAATTGTTAACAAGATGGTGGTATGTATTACCTGATTGGCCAATACCAAATTATGATTATACCAACgaattagaaaataaaaaattaaaattagtaTCCATAGAAGAATTTGAAGATCATGAAGATATAGACAAACATGGATTCAAAAAAGTTTATGAAATATCAGCATTTCCAGGTGTTTTTAGAGACTCTTTAGGTACTGCCTATGATTTAAGAGATAAAGAAACATGTCcttgttataataattttataaaaaaaactgaTTTAGAATTATTACAATTAATATGTACAGCTATTAAAAATCAAATGatatgtttaaaaaattcaGTATATAACGAAACATATAAAGAAGTAATTCTCGAAAAAGAGTTAAAAGAAGCAGAATCCAAACTCAGAAGAGTTatggataaaaataataaaattgtagAATAATTCCAGGTATGAagaaaacaaattattaaattaaatgtagaaattatcataaaaatacaaaaaaaaaaaaaaaaaaaaaaaacatacatTGTgtgcaaataaaaaaaatgtcataCGTGTGTATTCAGGATTATGATCTTTTTATTGCTATTATATTGTTGTTAtattgctattattatttttccatgCGCTTTATTACAATTGTTCCAAATTCTTACTTTGGTGGAAGTATCAATGACCATGCACAGAAATAAAAACTAGCCATTTAATGCATACCAATTTTCCTTCATACTATCacaaaatttattaactTATCAGGAAcgtttataatattaataatttttttccccttttttatttctttatctaTGGAATcttttatcatatttgttGATTGCTCTATTATGTTTTGTTCCGAgctttcattattatttttaataaatgcaATATGCTTGTTGTTTATTCGTATTGAAATATTTGCagatttttcattattttttatttgaaataaAGAAGGCCACTTTGCATAATATAACAAAGAACGCGGGTTGcaaaaataacatatttgTTTTGCTACTTTTGCTACTTTTTCTTttcctttatatttttttaaataacaatGCCAAAACTCTTCACTTATATGTGGACAAAATGGatataacaattttataaaaattaaaaaaacctTTAATGGTATATAATCCCatgtttttatatcattataaaatttcataaaaaatgaaacagcTGTATTTAATCGATTATTTTCTATACAGTTTGTTATTTgtgtaatataataatttgtaattatttttttttctttttcgaTTTCatctgattttttttttttaataatgttaGATAATACCATATTATTATCTTCCctttttcttattatttttatcattttatttaccCCCTTTTTTGTTCCATTTATCCTCTTTTTcacaaattttaaaattaattttttgtctttttctCTTTctatacaatttttacaaattaatttataaccCTCTTCACtctttatattatttctGTCTTCTTCTGAATAATTACATTCCtcttttcttttaataaacaAACTATATAATTTACTTAAAAATTTGAATGTTCCATTAATTCCTTTGATTgaccattttttattttgatctATCGGAccaagaaataaaatatgtaaccTCAAACAATCAgctccatatttttttactatatcATCTGgattaattatatttcctCGTGATTTtgacattttttcataaattggTTGTACTTGTAttgaatttaaattttttatgaaatatttattttccttttcaaCAACATATTTATCATCAATTAAATATTTCCTTACTATATCTCCTTCGATTTTATAACTTTTTCCATCAATCAGTTCTTTCACTATTTCATCTTGTTCCTTTCCACTTTCTGCTTCGTCCGTTTTTTCCGCTTCGTCCGTTTTTTCCGCTTCGTCCATTTTTTCCGTCTTTCCCATTTTTTCAACTTTTCTTTCCCCATTTAATAACTTTCCAACATTCTCAAAACTTATTAGcctatttttaaaatcagtgtataaataaaatgatgcAGCATTTAACAGTAAGCCTTGattaaacaattttttaaatggttctttatgatttattaatttaagatcatataaaaatttatgaaaaaatcgAGAGTATAATAAATGTAGTACTGCATGTTCACTTCCCCCTACATACAAATCTACAGGTAGCCAAAAattggttttttttttattaaatattttatttttattttttggatCAATATAACGTAAATAATACCAACTAGATCCTGCCCATTGTGGCATTATATCACATTCTCTTTTATAttgaatattatttttttcattttttaaatatatccaatttttaaatttagaTAGAATTGAATGTCCAGTGttattttcacaatttgTTACTCCTTCACTTTTGTTTACATCATATATGCTCTTATCAAACTTGGGGAGACAAACgggaattttatttatatatacatcattttctgatttattttttacctttttaatttcaactttgttattttcattatcatcattattattttcattatcattattttcatcattatcattattattattttcatcattatcattattattatttttttttttttcgcccatataaaaatattccttTCCGTTTTTCTCCTCACTTTTGTACATAAATGGAAAAGGCTCACCCCAATATCGCTGTCTAGAAAATAGCCAATCCTTCAAgttgtaaatatatttttttttactaaattTTGAATTAGCTATAAGATCATATATTAGGtcatttttcttatttcTTTCTGTTTGTTcagttttttctttttccaaaaaaaaaagaatatttttatgattttcCAAAATCCaagaacatatatatatgggtATGTACTTATTAATAATTGGATTATAAACAACTGATCctgaaaaataaatttgatcATCTTTTAATCTGGTCATATCATCTTGtaaaattttttcattaattatattttctaaaaatttattgccgttaataattttactaATATCAGGATGTTCAAcacttataaatattttatcattttctaatatactatctttttttgttaaaaatatatttacataattaTCATTTAATTTGTCTATATCTgatttttcgtttttttttttaaattcccaaaaaatattatcatgGTTTGCTAAAATTTTtgacatatttattttttcattattttcacaGGAGCTAACAACCCCTATTTTGTTACACAACTCTATAACACTTCCTTTCAAACTACTAAttatatcttcattttcaaataaaaaaaagtcatataattttttatatcctAACATAAAACTATAAACACGATTTATAAGAATAAggaaataattattatacacactattgtaatatatatgaggtatttttattttttttataaaattggaattataatttattaaatatttaacatCCATAATTTTTGCTCTTATAACAATTCCTGATTTTATACCTATCCAattattttgcatattttttattttgtctggccaattaattaattttaaatcttTAACTAATCTCTTTGcatattttgtaatttttaaataccattgtaataattttattttttttatttttaaattttttaaatttatttcatttcttAATTCATCATTTGATATAACACAATTAAGATCATCAGACCAATTAACATAAgatctttttttataagccaaattatttaaaaacatttGTATAATTATCCATTGTGtccatttaaaatattttttttcacaagtatttatttcattttcccagttaaataaaaaccctaattttgttaattgatttttaaaatttgagatatttttttttataatttttctagGATCAACTTTTAATTTCATAGATAATCTATCGCAAGGTAACCCAAAACTATCCCATCCGATTGGGTGAAAAACACAATATTGGTTCATTCTTTTAAATTTGCTTATAATGTCTGTTATTGTAAAACATAGGATATGCCCTACATGCAACCCCGACGATGATGGGTATGGAAACATATCgagtatataatatttatcttTCATATCACACTCGCtatttttaccatttttaccatttttatcatttttatcatttttatcatttttaccAGTTTTACCAGTTTTACCagttttaccatttttaccatttttaccAGTTTTATTGTTGGTGCCATACTTGTTTTCTTCACAATTTTCCACCAATTTTTGATCGTCTCTTTTTTCCACCAATTTGttaaatcttttaaaatCTCTATCCAACAATTGTTTGCAATTCCATATAATTtgccattttttttctattaacTTAAAATCATACAAATTTTGCTTTGcacaatttatttttatatttctatttttatcatttctATTTTTGCCATTTCTATTTTTGCCATTTCTATTTTTGCCATTTCTATTTTTgccatttatattatcatattcCTTACCCCTTTTCCTATAATCGTTTGAccttaaaaataatattttggggtcataattatttattactttAAACCCATTAACAATATTCAAAGTCTTAAACGAAATTAAATTACTAATTCCCACCACAATCactaaataaattattgttatcATACCATGGCACATGACAAAATATATGGAAAATCTttctctatatatttatatgcatcatatatgatgttaataaatatctATAATTTGGTAGAACCATCCTTTATTACCCGTTTATTTagaatcatttttttatattttagaaaaaaaaaaaaaaaaaaaaaaaaaaaaccttcccattaaaaataaaattaataaatggtggtaaaaatatttaccGAGAAAATTAAGAatgatatataattattttatctcatgttgcaaaaaaaaaaaaaaaaaaaaaaaattaaatatattcaaataaatgcacatttgaaaaatatattttttttttttttttttcccttttttatatcattctTTTGACATACTATTAAAATACCGTCATAAAAATTTGTAACCTTCAAAAGGGGGCTTTCATTTATCAGTACATATACGTTTGTGCATGCTCGTATGTATTCTCCCGTTTGTTTATTTTGCCATTTTAacattttgttattttgttattttattattttgccattttattattttgttattttgttattttatcattttgttATCTGTTCACACCCTTGTTTGGCTCCCCACCCCATACTAATAATGAtagataaataataatttggaaaaatatagaatGCCAATAAATATAACGCTTGAAAGATTTTACAAAATGTTATGGCCACAACTTAATTGTactcaaataaaaatttactGTAAACTATCGCGATGTTCTATTTATAACATAAAATGTGTTAATCGTTTTATTTGCACAAGCTCAAAACGTATAGAAGAGAATAGTATATTGAATAAAAGCAGAACAAGCtattacataaataataaaaataataaaaataataaaaataaaaaaaatttcattAGTGTTGTACACATTGGCAAATGTAACATTTCTGAAAAAGGTgttaaaacaattaatatcGAAAATACTAATGATGACACACAAAATTTTACAAGAAATTCccttataaatatgataagtgaaataaaaattggagatataaataatgaggaaaaaatatattcatttttatcaaaattgttaaataaaaaatatagcaaAGAAAGCTTTTTAAATTTACTAAGCTTAACtgaattttataaaacatcCATAATATATagtcaaaaaaatatattattaaataaaaatataataaataatatcttaaataatattaattttataattaaaaataaagattataattatatgtttAAATGCTTTGAActtatgtgtatatataaaattagcaatttaaaaatattccaaaaaataatttattttattcttaaatataataaaaaagacgaagaaaaaataattactatgaattatataattacatatttatataataacaaaatatatgataaattaatatgtatattattagttaaatatatattctcaaaagataattatttttttaattttttaaaaaatcaaaataacataaaacataattttttatcatttataatttatataaccaaaataaatgattattttaaagaattacaaatattcaaatttttgaaaatagacaatattttaaagatatattctgattatttttgttatgaaataaaatcaaatttaaattttattaataatattaaagacataattatattacaaaatatttttttaaaatgggaattttatgattataatttttatttattaattaaagaatatataaattattcttTAACTTATTTGAATATATCTAATGTTCTACATTTGATGTCGAATATGTTACTAACCTTTACAACAAATGATAGAATATTATTTGATCATCAAAATATTTCTGTGtctaatttaaaaaaaatagaaaaaaataaaacacacAATAACAGTTCTATACCATATGTTAATCATAATTACAAAATTTTTctttcaaataaatatttaattgatTCTATAATTAGAACAATTGATcataatatatcaaataatacTCATGATATAGATAgtgttttaaaatatataacattatcatcatattctcattttatgttatatcataattggtggttaaatacaaatatatatgataaattaaaatggaaaaataaaagaaaaaataaaaaaaataacataaaagCTCTTATCCAATCAAAACTACCATTTAAAAAT
This genomic window from Plasmodium yoelii strain 17X genome assembly, chromosome: 7 contains:
- a CDS encoding mitochondrial inner membrane protein OXA1, putative encodes the protein MNKATSKLSNNLFINICLKRKKHDFTNNCIIINNNVYNTNFKNRRKCSTPINSLIFRGFGNSANNIGLGNQASANDDSQKKTEQVFNIFENNKIQEELIKDSNISYSNEIKEDKEYEHVQPYTDFIFDKCKANINNDLDPYENSWYFNIVYELLNSTKILLDCSWLTSIIATTTFLRLIILPLTISAERDRRKQKILNPLIKEFTNKLKAHAQSGNIKKALEYKTKILNIRNTHGISLVPKSIILMVFLQTPLFFVFYFSMKKIASYPEIFKEFTFESPLWLDSLSLPDPYCILPILSSLLLLSNHELTALIDKHITNNNPNKYDDESEFQKNIKKISKIAMRVFYISSALFFKSMPSGLFIYFITNTFFQLFITQICKVKIVENFLDLPPLHSKGLSNDDNNENHKPPKNIHMNDLIKNNKNKTNNKK
- a CDS encoding translation initiation factor eIF-2B subunit alpha, putative — encoded protein: MTDCENSKNDDSPEEHEVVRSFKKHYFEDKDPMHIAAIKSLESSLKSSNTKTNFEYFMKLNEAKSQLNNYIKNENVKNQIILTPHSKRMTIYTIVTACDIYHHFAVKKYTHNENNFDDLKSISSKCASEFPKTLQNSLDMIAKNSCTLFGSGKTKILTYSSSDCVKALLLNVAKNKKIKICVYFTCPENCNNNNYLEKDKFFDNKFINDLKNENIDVIKINIQEIQNIFEIIDFVIIGTELVIDNGGIITKKGIKLISELCLLNKKELFVLCEAYKFLKIKTIQNYDEHFYYYCTKNIANKNNFLYEFVPHNFITLFYTDIGIFPPSTISFELNKLYINDIN
- a CDS encoding leucyl-tRNA synthetase — translated: MCHGMITIIYLVIVVGISNLISFKTLNIVNGFKVINNYDPKILFLRSNDYRKRGKEYDNINGKNRNGKNRNGKNRNGKNRNDKNRNIKINCAKQNLYDFKLIEKKWQIIWNCKQLLDRDFKRFNKLVEKRDDQKLVENCEENKYGTNNKTGKNGKNGKTGKTGKTGKNDKNDKNDKNGKNGKNSECDMKDKYYILDMFPYPSSSGLHVGHILCFTITDIISKFKRMNQYCVFHPIGWDSFGLPCDRLSMKLKVDPRKIIKKNISNFKNQLTKLGFLFNWENEINTCEKKYFKWTQWIIIQMFLNNLAYKKRSYVNWSDDLNCVISNDELRNEINLKNLKIKKIKLLQWYLKITKYAKRLVKDLKLINWPDKIKNMQNNWIGIKSGIVIRAKIMDVKYLINYNSNFIKKIKIPHIYYNSVYNNYFLILINRVYSFMLGYKKLYDFFLFENEDIISSLKGSVIELCNKIGVVSSCENNEKINMSKILANHDNIFWEFKKKNEKSDIDKLNDNYVNIFLTKKDSILENDKIFISVEHPDISKIINGNKFLENIINEKILQDDMTRLKDDQIYFSGSVVYNPIINKYIPIYICSWILENHKNILFFLEKEKTEQTERNKKNDLIYDLIANSKFSKKKYIYNLKDWLFSRQRYWGEPFPFMYKSEEKNGKEYFYMGEKKKNNNNDNDENNNNDNDENNDNENNNDDNENNKVEIKKVKNKSENDVYINKIPVCLPKFDKSIYDVNKSEGVTNCENNTGHSILSKFKNWIYLKNEKNNIQYKRECDIMPQWAGSSWYYLRYIDPKNKNKIFNKKKTNFWLPVDLYVGGSEHAVLHLLYSRFFHKFLYDLKLINHKEPFKKLFNQGLLLNAASFYLYTDFKNRLISFENVGKLLNGERKVEKMGKTEKMDEAEKTDEAEKTDEAESGKEQDEIVKELIDGKSYKIEGDIVRKYLIDDKYVVEKENKYFIKNLNSIQVQPIYEKMSKSRGNIINPDDIVKKYGADCLRLHILFLGPIDQNKKWSIKGINGTFKFLSKLYSLFIKRKEECNYSEEDRNNIKSEEGYKLICKNCIEREKDKKLILKFVKKRINGTKKGVNKMIKIIRKREDNNMVLSNIIKKKKSDEIEKEKKIITNYYITQITNCIENNRLNTAVSFFMKFYNDIKTWDYIPLKVFLIFIKLLYPFCPHISEEFWHCYLKKYKGKEKVAKVAKQICYFCNPRSLLYYAKWPSLFQIKNNEKSANISIRINNKHIAFIKNNNESSEQNIIEQSTNMIKDSIDKEIKKGKKIINIINVPDKLINFVIV